A DNA window from Pyrus communis chromosome 3, drPyrComm1.1, whole genome shotgun sequence contains the following coding sequences:
- the LOC137728857 gene encoding glycoprotein 3-alpha-L-fucosyltransferase A-like: MGVISTQRGSRPAATHEGGLPVSLGAGSAAAPKRKWSNLIPFFVALVVIAEIAFLGKLDIGNNAGLVDSWADLFARTPLTHEVAVPAAESGDLELLSCEEWLEREDAIEYSRDFDKEPVLVSGDEKEWKSCSVGCQFGYNPAKTPDAAFGLAHQSGTASVLRSMESAQYYAENNLAHARRRGYDIVMTTSLSSDVPVGYFSWAEYDIMAPVQPKTETALAAAFISNCGARNFRLQALEALESANLKIDSYGGCHRNRDGRVDKVETLKRYKFSLAFENSNEEDYVTEKYFQSLVAGSIPVVVGAPNIEEYAPAPGSILHIKELTDIESVAKRMKFLADNPEAYNQSLRWKYEGPSNSFKALVDMAAVHSSCRLCIHLATMIREKEEMNQRVKNRPCKCTRGEGVVYHLYVRERGRFNMESIFLRSGNLTLGAFESMVLAKLKSQKHVPIWKPERPESIRGGDEFKIYRIYPVGMTQRQALYTFRFNGDADFRRHVGSNPCAKFEVILV, from the exons ATGGGCGTGATTTCCACTCAGAGAGGCTCGAGACCAGCGGCGACCCACGAAGGTGGCTTACCGGTCTCTCTTGGGGCGGGTTCGGCGGCGGCCCCCAAGAGAAAATGGTCCAATCTGATTCCTTTTTTTGTTGCCCTTGTTGTGATAGCAGAGATCGCGTTTCTGGGTAAGCTCGACATCGGAAATAACGCAGGTTTAGTAGACTCGTGGGCCGACTTGTTCGCCCGGACGCCGTTGACTCATGAAGTGGCGGTGCCGGCGGCGGAGAGTGGTGATTTGGAGTTGCTGAGTTgcgaggagtggttggagagaGAGGATGCTATAGAGTACTCCAGGGATTTTGACAAAGAACCGGTTTTGGTTTCTGGTGATGAGAAG GAATGGAAATCTTGTTCTGTGGGATGCCAGTTTGGATACAATCCTGCAAAAACACCTGATGCTGCTTTTGGTTTAGCTCACCAATCTGGGACAGCCAGTGTTCTCCGATCCATGGAATCAGCTCAATACTATGCTGAGAACAATCTTGCTCATGCACGACG GAGGGGATATGATATTGTTATGACAACTAGTCTCTCATCGGATGTTCCTGTTGGATATTTTTCTTGGGCTGAGTACGACATCATGGCGCCCGTACAGCCAAAGACTGAGACTGCACTTGCAGCTGCATTTATTTCCAACTGTGGTGCCCGCAACTTCCGCTTGCAAGCTCTTGAAGCACTTGAAAGTGCTAACCTCAAGATAGACTCTTATGGCGGTTGCCATAGAAATCGTGATGGAAGAG TTGACAAAGTTGAAACTCTGAAGCGCTATAAATTCAGTTTGGCATTTGAGAATTCCAACGAGGAGGATTATGTTACCGAGAAATACTTCCAATCGCTTGTTGCTG GATCTATACCTGTGGTTGTTGGTGCTCCAAATATTGAAGAATATGCTCCTGCTCCTGGTTCAATTTTACATATTAAGGAGCTAACCGATATTGAATCAGTTGCCAAGAGAATGAAATTTCTTGCAGATAATCCTGAAGCATATAATCAGTCATTGAG GTGGAAGTATGAGGGTCCATCGAATTCTTTCAAGGCCCTTGTGGACATGGCAGCAGTACATTCATCATGCCGTCTTTGCATTCACCTGGCAACAATGATTCGcgagaaagaagaaatgaacCAAAGGGTCAAAAACAGACCCTGCAAGTGCACCAGAGGCGAAGGAGTCGTCTATCATTTATATGTAAGAGAAAGAGGGAGGTTCAATATGGAATCTATTTTCTTAAG GTCTGGCAATTTGACTCTTGGAGCTTTTGAGTCTATGGTGCTCGCGAAATTAAAGTCCCAGAAACATGTGCCCATTTGGAAACCAGAAAGACCTGAAAGCATAAGAGGAGGAGacgaatttaaaatatatagaatATATCCTGTTGGCATGACGCAGAGGCAAGCGTTGTATACCTTCAGATTTAATGGGGATGCTGATTTTAGAAGACACGTTGGAAGCAACCCCTGTGCAAAGTTTGAAGTCATATTAGTTTAG